Below is a window of Chryseobacterium arthrosphaerae DNA.
AGAATGATCAGATGAATCTTTTTACCGGTAATGGTTTTAAAAGTAGCAGGATCCGTAACGTCTATTTTCAGGTCATTTCCCGTTTTTCCTCCTTTACGCCCGCCAATAAAGATGTTGAATTGAGGGTTTCTTGATTTCAGAATACGCGAAATTGTTTTCCCTACTAACCCGTTTCCGCCTATGATCAGAATATTGTGTTCCATATGTTTTTTTGACAAAATTACAGAGCAGCCGATCCCTGAAACAGGACAAATGTCTAAAAGGAAGCAAGCTATCTAACAACATAGGAACATAGGCAATGAGTTTACATATGATTCTATCGGAGATTTGCGGAATTCACAAATAAGAAGAAAAATATTCATTCATGGCTTATGCGGGATTTCCGGCTGTGGGAAATATAATTTCTAAAAAGTAATTTCTTTTCTGATCCGGCTCAGGTGTCTTTGGGTAATGCCAAGGTAAGAAGCCAGATACTGCAGTGGGATATTCTGAATATAATCAGGATGATTGCTCAGCAATGTGGAATAGCGCTGGGCAGCACTATCCCTTTGAAGCTGGAAAAAACGGGTCTCAAGCTCAAGGTATTCCTGTTCGGCAATGATCTTTACAAAGCGGGTCCAGTTCACGTGATCCTGTACCCATTCATCCACTGTTTCTTTTTTCAGTACCAACACCTCTGCATCAGTAATAGCCTGCATATTTTCTTTACTCAGACCTCCTGAAATAAATGAAGAATAGGCTGCAATCATGTGATTGGGAAACCTGAAGCAATAAGTCATATCCTTCCCATCATCAGACATATAAAAGGAACGGAAAATACCGGACTGTATGAAACCTACTTCTTTACACCGCTCACCTTCGCGGATGAAATAATCATTTTTACTGACTTTTCTCAACTCGAAAAGCTGTAGGAATTCTTTAATTTCATCTTCAGAAAAAAGGTTAAAACTCTGAAAATAGTCCTTTATCATCATTGTATCACGGGTTTCAATTGATCATGGCGAAAATAGTCAAATATTTATTAATTCTTTATGAAACCGGCTCAGAACAGAGGATCATTAATTCTTAAAATAAAAAGAACCTGTTTACCCATGAGTTACAGGATCTTTCTATCACACCGGAAATCTTTCGTTATTGCTTCAAATGATAAAAATCGCATCATCCATTTTAGGATATATCATAACTTTGTATATAATGAAGCACAAGATTACCACTTATGACCTCAGTGATGTTTCTCAGCATAACTTTTTAGTGGAAAGAATAGAGAAACGTACTGAAAAGCATGAAGAATTCCTTATCGATAAGGGAGTACACCGGGACAGTCATTACATTTTCACCTGTATGGAAAGCGGCCATGTAAGAATGATGGTAGATTTTAAGATTATTGAATCCAGAGGTGCCACCATTTTCTGTGTGCTTCCCGGACAGGTACATCAGGGACTGCTGATGGAGAACGTCTCAGGATGGTTCGTTGCTGTAAAAACAGATAGTGTACCTGATGTAGTGCGTGCCGTATTTGAAGAGTCTCTGGTGGAAATCCTCCCCTTGCCTTTAGATCAAAACTGGACAGAAAAAATACACGCTGCTGCCAGCCTGCTAAAGAGCTACTGTACAGATGATGCACTGGCTTCCAGGGAGGGTTTTCTGGTCATTCAGTCTTTGCTCAATGCCTATATGGGAATGTTTTCTCATCTCTATCTCCGTAAAAATTCCCTTGAAATATTGGCTGAAAAGCGTTCTTCCCAACTGACAAGGGCATTCAGGATTCTGGTAAGAAAAGAGTTCAAAACAATGAAAAGTCCATCAGAATATGCTGAATCCTTACATATCTCCCGGGGGTATCTGACGGAAGTTATCCGTGAGGTCACAGGAAATTCTGCCCAGTATTATATTCATCAGGAAGTCTTAATAGAAGCCAAAAGACTCTTAGCTTTCACCCATCTTACCGTAAAAGAAATTGCTTATGAACTGGGGTATAATGATCATACCTATTTCAGCCGTTTATTTTCCAAACTGGAGGGGCAGTCTCCGTCACAGTTCAGGGCGAGCAATAAAAACCAGGGATAAACCACGAATAGTCCAACTATTACCCTGAAAAAGCTATCGGTACTGATCTGTTTTGAAGCGTCCTTTGCAATAAAAAATACTTATGCCTAGTTTACCTAAATGGATCAATGATACGGTGGAAAATGTATGGTCTTCAAAATTTAAAGACTGTACCGTTACTGAAATAAAAAAAATCACTGATCATCTGTGCTGCATACGTTTTGCCGCAGATCTTCAGGATGTTCATTTTGAACCGGCCTATGCCATTGGAATAAGAGTTAATGACAGGGATTTCCGGAACTATTCTCCTTTCAATTTCAACACAATAACCAATACTTTTGATGTCCTGTTCCATCTTCATGATCATGAGGCTGCGGGCAATAGTTTTGTCAATCAACTGGCTAGAGGTCAATCTGTAAAAATTTTAATGCCAAGGGGAAAACGTTTTTTTGAGCCTGACACTCAGATTCATTTTTCCATAGGGGATGAAACGTCATTGGGAAGTTCACTTTCCATACAGCAGGCTGCTGAAGAATTGAAACAGACCTTTGTATGCCTTCACGAGCTGGAAACTCCGGCTGTATTGGAAGAGCTGGGCTTATATGGCTATCATACCCCTAAAAACAACACAATGGATATCATTGAAGTGCTTACCGGATTTCTGAAAGAAGAAAAACAGGCTGTGGATCATGATCAGGTTACCTTTTACCTTACCGGAAACGGGACAAGAATGCCTGCTGTAAGAAATTTCCTTAAGGCAAAAGGTGTCTCTTCCAGATGTATCAGATCACAGGCTTACTGGATCAAAGGGAAAAAAGGGCTCTAATATCCCCCAAAAAAAATCATCTCAGGACGAGATGATTTCTACCGTTTTGAATTGATTGAGTTATTTATATGAAGATATGAATGATGTTTGTGTTGGTACAAAGATAGGCAGAGCACTTTTTTTGGCAATCAGGAAAATCCCTAAAAAAATATCCGTAAAAATACGGTTGCATAAAAGAAAAAGCCCTGCAAGAAAGCTTACAGGACTTTAGATGATCTAACAATTATTATGTTCAGGGTTTAAAGTTTGGGCTTTATCCCTGCTTTATACGGTTGTATTAAAGAGGGCTTACCAATTGCAGGAACCATTCTTTAACATCACCTTCAAGATGAGGTGCCAGTTTCTCTTCACAGGTCTTATGATAAGCGTTTAGCCAGGCAATTTCCTGTTCTGAAAGTATTTCTTTCACTATGGTATCCCTGAAGAACGGGCAGAACGTCAATGTTTCAAATTCGTAGAATGTTCCGTGAATGGTTTTCTCTGCTTCTTTTACCGCAATAAGGTTCTCATGACGGATTCCGTAATGGCCTTCCAAATAGTATCCGGGTTCGTTTGAACATACCATTCCCGGAAGAAGATCCTGAGGGTTTAGGTCTTTTCTGATATTCTGAGGTCCTTCGTGAACGTTCATGAAGCTTCCCACTCCATGTCCTGTTCCATGGTTGAAATCCTTACCTTCCATCCATAAAGGAAGTCTTGCGATAGCATCCAGATGAACGCCTTTGGTACCTTTCGGGAATTTCACCATAGATAAGCGGATCAGCCCCTGCAATACCAATGTTGAATTTCTTTTAAATTCATCCGAAGCTGTTCCCAATGCAAAAGTTCTTGTGATATCTGTAGTTCCCTCCAGATACTGGCCTCCTGAATCTACAAGGATCGTGTCTTCATTGGTAACTTCTTTACTTCCTTCTTTCTTGGCAGAATAGTGCATGATGGCACCATTATCTTTATATCCTATGATAGAGCCGAAGCTTTCTCCCACAAAATTTTCTCCTTCAGCACGGAAGCTTCTCAGTTTTTCACCGATAGAATATTCATTCATTGCTTCTTTGCCGGCATTCTGCGTCAGCCAGTAAAGGAATTTCACCATTGCTACCCCGTCTCTTACCATTACTTTTCTGAATCCTTCCAGCTCAGCTTCGTTTTTCTGTGCTTTCATCAGATTTCCGGGAACCGGAGCTTTGATAAACTGATTTTCTGCCTGTAGCGTAGCAAATATCTGCTGGTTCGTATTGGGAGAAACCAGCACTTTTTCATTTTTGAATGTTTTCAGGTAGTTGTAGAACTCTTCGTATGGCATCATCTTTACGAAAGAATCGTCCATTTGCTTTCTGGCTTCTACGTCCATTTTTTCCAGTCCTGTAAACAAAACCGCATCATTTTTAGTAATAACGATATATCCCAGGAAGACAGGGTTGCAGTCTACATCACTTCCTCTCAAATTCAGCGTCCAGGCTACATCATCCAGACTGGAAATAATATGCACCGTAGCTTCCTGCTCCTCCATTTTCTGACGGATGGCAGCAATTTTATCTGCAACGGATTTTCCAGCTCTTTCTACAGGATGGGCGTAGATAGGATTGGCTGATGCCGTACCTCTCTCTTTCCAAACTTCTTTTAAAAGCGGAAGATCTGCCAGGCTGATATTTTTTGAATTCAACTTCTGGGTAAGCAGTTCCCAGTTAGCATTAGAAGCAGCTAAAGCATTCACAGCCACTTTTCCTCCTGCGGGAATTTCAGAAATGATCCAGTCGATATAATTCGGGGTTCCTTCCATTCCGTCTTTGAAAAGGTCAATTCCTGAACCTTCCAGTTCGATAGCGGCTTGTGTAAAATATCTTCCATCCGTCCAAAGACCGGCTTTATCTTTTGTAACCACCACAAAACCTGCAGAACCCAGGAATCCTGAAAGCCATGCTCTCTCCTGCCATTCTTCGGGAAGATACTCGCTCATATGCGGATCTGCAGAATATACTATAAATGCATCAACATTATTTTTCTGCATTTCTACACGAAGCGCAGCAACTTTTTCCTTTGAAGTCATTCTTTTCTTTTTTAAACACCGAAAGTTACGAAAAATTTGAAGTTAAAAGATGAAATAAATATTCTATTTTCCTCTATAAACTGTTATTTTGAATGAATTATGATTGTGGATGCAGAGAACTTATTTTTCTTGGCAAGGGAGATCATAAAAGCTTATTACCAATTCATATATTTCCACAAAAAAATAAAATCCATACCACAAAACCAATACTATTATTAAAATAATAAAATTTTGGAAGGATTATTGCTGCATTATTTCCTATGAAACAGCAGAATTACAAAAACCACAGGAAATTTTATCCGCCCCATCATTTTGTTTATTTACCGATCCTGATCTTATTGGAGATTTCCGGAATTTATAAAATATGGGATGACCGTGAAAACCAACTGACCTGGATCTTATTTTCTATTGTAATATTCCTGCTTTTTTACCTGGCAATAATGACCAGACAGCATTATGCTTTGGGACTTCAAAACCGTATGGTGATTCTTGAGTTTAAGCAGCGTTATTATGAAGTTTTCAATATAAGATCTGATGAAACTGCAGATAAACTAAGATTTGACCAGATTGCTGCCTTAAGGTTTACCTATGATGATGAATTTAAAGAGCTGCTGTACAGGGCTCTTCATGAAAATATTTCAGGAGACGAGATCAAGAGATCAATCAAAAACTGGAAACCTGACCTGCTCAGAATTTAATACATACCAAAAAAACAGTAAGCTATGAAAAAGTGGAGCATTTACAGTATGACGATATTAAGCTTGTTGACATTAACAAGCTGTGAGGCCGTAGGAACGATTTTTAAAGCCGGAATGTGGTGGGGAATTCTCTTAGTCTGTATCATTGCAGCAATTCTTTTACTTATTTTTTCGAGGGGTAAAAACTCTTAACCATTTTGTATGGAGAAGAATACAGAGGTAGAGATCATTTCTCATTTAAAGCCTTCAAAAATTGTTAAAATCATGAAGGACCCGGAAGCTTCTGCAAAGGCGGTACACCTTGTATATACTACCGATGCAGACACAGCCGGGATTACCCGTAAGAAAACAGGGAAGAAATATTCTTATTACAAAGACGGAGAAAAAATCCGGGATAAGGATGAAATCACAAGGATCAACAAGCTGGTCATTCCTCCGGCCTGGGAAAACGTATGGATCTGTGCTCTGGAAAACGGCCATCTTCAGGCTACAGGTTTTGATGTAAAGAAAAGAAAGCAGTACCGCTATCACCCTTTATGGAGTGCCTTGCGAAATCACACAAAATTTTACAGGATGCTTCAGTTCGGGTATGCGTTACCCAATATGAGACTTCATATTGAACAGGACCTTGCGTTGCGGAATTTTGAAAAACGTAAAATATTGGCTCTGATCGTCAGCCTTATGCAGAGAACCAATATCCGTATCGGGAACAATGTCTATGAAAAGTTATACGGATCTTTCGGATTGACAACCTTAAAAGATAAACACGTAGAAGTAAAGGGGCAGAAAATCATCTTCTCGTTCAAAGGAAAAAAGGGAGTCATGCACCATGTGGATCTCAGAAACAAAAAACTGGCAAGGCTGGTTCAGAAGTGCAAGGATATTCCCGGAAAGGAACTTTTTCAGTATCTTGATGATGAAGGAAACCGGCATTCTGTAGATTCCGGAATGGTGAATGATTATATCAAAGAAATAAGCGGTGAAGATTTTACGGCTAAAGATTTCAGGACATGGTCCGGAACGGTAAGTGCCCTGATCGCATTTAAAGAGATCGGGTATGCAGAAAATAACACGGAATATAAAAAGAAGGTAAAGGAAGCCCTGGATATCGTAGCAGACCATCTTGGCAATACCACTGCCGTATGCCGGAAATATTATGTGCATCCTCTGGTCATCAACCTGTATGAAAATAATACCATCAAAAAATACCTTGATGAGCTGGATGTGATAGAGGAAAACGATGGAAAAGCCAGCCTTACCAAAGAAGAAAAGCTTGTTCTGAAGATCCTGGAAAACGAAAAACTGTAGTGTTCTGTTGGCTGGAAGAAGGAAGTCAGAAGCTGGAAGTTATTGAGGTTTTAAAAACTCAATGATCTTATATTTTACTGAATGAGGTGCAGTTTTTTTAACGCAAAGGGTTTATTTTTGATACTGCATATTTTAGGGAGCAAAGGGTAAATCAACTGTGCCTGATTTGATGAAGCGGATGTTATCCACCTGATTCAAATAAAATTCACAGCCATACCGTCTGGCAATACTTCCGGTATCAATCTTCCAGCATCAAACTTCCAAACACCCAACCTATCCCACAACTCTATTATTTAAAAACTGGATTCTATATTCTTTCGGGGTAATTCCTGCAATTTTTTTGAAGAGCTGGGTAAAATGGGAAGCGGTATGGAAATTCAGTTCATAAGCAATTTCTGCAATATCTTTGCTTGAATGCAGCAGTGCTTTGCTGTAATTGATATCAATCTCGTTGATCCATTGTTTCGGAGATTTCTGGGTCACTCCTTTCACACATTTATTCAGATAACTTTCTGTAACAGACAGTTTATCGGCATAGAAAGCCACCCGCTTTTCACCGACATGGTATTTGAACAGCAGATCCCGGAACTGAAGAGAGAGCTCCATCGGGCGGGTTGCAGATTTGTGATGGGTATCTGAATCTGTACTCAGCATTTTAATGAGAATAAGGTGAAGCATTGTAATCACCACATGATTAATATTCAGATTATTGAGCCATAATTCCTGCTCCATGATGGGTAAAAGCTGAGTAATCGTCCCGTAGGTCAGACTGTCCAGATTCAGGAAAGGGGTCATAAAAAAAATACTGCTTTTATGTTTGGGCAATTCCTGTTCGGAGAGGATATTATTTTCGTAGGCCAGGAAAAAACCTTCAATATCATCAGAAAGCTCTACGGTAGCCGTAATGGTTCCCTGTTTGATAAAGATCACCCCTCCTTTTTCAGCGTGGTATTCTTTGTTTTCAAGATACTGTCTGATGTGTCCGTTTGTAACGAAAATAATAAAATTAAAGGTTGTACGGTACGGAATCACCGGCATCAGAATTCCCTTAAGGTAGTTTTCGATACGGTAAAGCTGTATATCCGCATTATTGGCTAATATTTTCTCCGTGATATTCGGAAGAAAAAGTTTTTTATATTGAAAATTGGATAATACTTCCATATCCGATATTATGATAATTAAAGTTATACAAAATTTATAAAGTAGAGAAAGGATTTGAAAATTTGAGAATGAGTTCATTTGAACATTGCTCTACACTCCAACTCTAAGGCTCTCAAATCCTCTCA
It encodes the following:
- a CDS encoding Crp/Fnr family transcriptional regulator yields the protein MIKDYFQSFNLFSEDEIKEFLQLFELRKVSKNDYFIREGERCKEVGFIQSGIFRSFYMSDDGKDMTYCFRFPNHMIAAYSSFISGGLSKENMQAITDAEVLVLKKETVDEWVQDHVNWTRFVKIIAEQEYLELETRFFQLQRDSAAQRYSTLLSNHPDYIQNIPLQYLASYLGITQRHLSRIRKEITF
- a CDS encoding DNA topoisomerase IB — protein: MEKNTEVEIISHLKPSKIVKIMKDPEASAKAVHLVYTTDADTAGITRKKTGKKYSYYKDGEKIRDKDEITRINKLVIPPAWENVWICALENGHLQATGFDVKKRKQYRYHPLWSALRNHTKFYRMLQFGYALPNMRLHIEQDLALRNFEKRKILALIVSLMQRTNIRIGNNVYEKLYGSFGLTTLKDKHVEVKGQKIIFSFKGKKGVMHHVDLRNKKLARLVQKCKDIPGKELFQYLDDEGNRHSVDSGMVNDYIKEISGEDFTAKDFRTWSGTVSALIAFKEIGYAENNTEYKKKVKEALDIVADHLGNTTAVCRKYYVHPLVINLYENNTIKKYLDELDVIEENDGKASLTKEEKLVLKILENEKL
- a CDS encoding phosphatidate cytidylyltransferase encodes the protein MKKWSIYSMTILSLLTLTSCEAVGTIFKAGMWWGILLVCIIAAILLLIFSRGKNS
- a CDS encoding helix-turn-helix domain-containing protein; amino-acid sequence: MKHKITTYDLSDVSQHNFLVERIEKRTEKHEEFLIDKGVHRDSHYIFTCMESGHVRMMVDFKIIESRGATIFCVLPGQVHQGLLMENVSGWFVAVKTDSVPDVVRAVFEESLVEILPLPLDQNWTEKIHAAASLLKSYCTDDALASREGFLVIQSLLNAYMGMFSHLYLRKNSLEILAEKRSSQLTRAFRILVRKEFKTMKSPSEYAESLHISRGYLTEVIREVTGNSAQYYIHQEVLIEAKRLLAFTHLTVKEIAYELGYNDHTYFSRLFSKLEGQSPSQFRASNKNQG
- a CDS encoding ferredoxin reductase domain-containing protein, coding for MPSLPKWINDTVENVWSSKFKDCTVTEIKKITDHLCCIRFAADLQDVHFEPAYAIGIRVNDRDFRNYSPFNFNTITNTFDVLFHLHDHEAAGNSFVNQLARGQSVKILMPRGKRFFEPDTQIHFSIGDETSLGSSLSIQQAAEELKQTFVCLHELETPAVLEELGLYGYHTPKNNTMDIIEVLTGFLKEEKQAVDHDQVTFYLTGNGTRMPAVRNFLKAKGVSSRCIRSQAYWIKGKKGL
- a CDS encoding aminopeptidase P family protein; the protein is MTSKEKVAALRVEMQKNNVDAFIVYSADPHMSEYLPEEWQERAWLSGFLGSAGFVVVTKDKAGLWTDGRYFTQAAIELEGSGIDLFKDGMEGTPNYIDWIISEIPAGGKVAVNALAASNANWELLTQKLNSKNISLADLPLLKEVWKERGTASANPIYAHPVERAGKSVADKIAAIRQKMEEQEATVHIISSLDDVAWTLNLRGSDVDCNPVFLGYIVITKNDAVLFTGLEKMDVEARKQMDDSFVKMMPYEEFYNYLKTFKNEKVLVSPNTNQQIFATLQAENQFIKAPVPGNLMKAQKNEAELEGFRKVMVRDGVAMVKFLYWLTQNAGKEAMNEYSIGEKLRSFRAEGENFVGESFGSIIGYKDNGAIMHYSAKKEGSKEVTNEDTILVDSGGQYLEGTTDITRTFALGTASDEFKRNSTLVLQGLIRLSMVKFPKGTKGVHLDAIARLPLWMEGKDFNHGTGHGVGSFMNVHEGPQNIRKDLNPQDLLPGMVCSNEPGYYLEGHYGIRHENLIAVKEAEKTIHGTFYEFETLTFCPFFRDTIVKEILSEQEIAWLNAYHKTCEEKLAPHLEGDVKEWFLQLVSPL
- a CDS encoding DUF6526 family protein — translated: MKQQNYKNHRKFYPPHHFVYLPILILLEISGIYKIWDDRENQLTWILFSIVIFLLFYLAIMTRQHYALGLQNRMVILEFKQRYYEVFNIRSDETADKLRFDQIAALRFTYDDEFKELLYRALHENISGDEIKRSIKNWKPDLLRI
- a CDS encoding helix-turn-helix domain-containing protein; translated protein: MEVLSNFQYKKLFLPNITEKILANNADIQLYRIENYLKGILMPVIPYRTTFNFIIFVTNGHIRQYLENKEYHAEKGGVIFIKQGTITATVELSDDIEGFFLAYENNILSEQELPKHKSSIFFMTPFLNLDSLTYGTITQLLPIMEQELWLNNLNINHVVITMLHLILIKMLSTDSDTHHKSATRPMELSLQFRDLLFKYHVGEKRVAFYADKLSVTESYLNKCVKGVTQKSPKQWINEIDINYSKALLHSSKDIAEIAYELNFHTASHFTQLFKKIAGITPKEYRIQFLNNRVVG